cgtgcgtacgtagcccccccacaattagcaacaattatttaattttaatcacctatgaggtaatttccccctcgcaagattagacaagagacttacctcgtcttgctccaatttaatccacaattttgccttttccacgattattcaactctgtctcgctcgaatctagccaaaataattagatacaatcactaaaaattataggaaataaattctataagaaaatactatattttaaataaaaatctcgaaattaattaaaaattcgtccgcggggcccacatctcgaaatccggcgaaaattatgaaatctgacaacccattcaactacgagtccaaccataccagtttcattcaaatccgactccgaatcgataccgaaatttcaaaattttgtttctatgagatttctaaacttttccaaatttcaatctcaaaacactaattaaattgtgaaaacaatgatatatttatgttcatagaccaaatccaagttagaatcacttaccccaatatctttTCCTTAAAAATTTGACAAAAgttgcctctgctcaagctcaagttcgtcaaaaatggcaaatgggacgaatgtcctctttttataaaactgcccagcagccttcggaactggtcctcgaactggacctcgatcgcggcttcgatcacaagctcgagcctggacctcagtcatggcctcgatcagggcatcgaggttgggtcttcgatcatagcctcaaccatggcatcgagcttgagccttcaattgtgaccctcgatcttgggtctcgatcctggccctcgagccttgccttcgatcatgaccctcgagctggaccttcgatcatggccctcgagctggaccttcgatacACAAGCTCGGGCCTatgcctcgtcaaccctgggctcgatatctggactcgatatctgggctcgatcacaacccagaatgtccaacaaaaGAGGAAAAATTACAGCTACTTTTTAACTccaattttttatccgttaaccatccgaaactcacccgaggccctcgggacctcaaccaaatataccaacaagtcctaaaatatcatacgaacttagtcgaacctctaaattacatcaaacaacgctaaaatcatgaatgatacctcaattcaagcttaatgaaactaagagttttcaacttctacattcaatgtcggaacctatcaaatcaactccgattgacctcaaattttacacacaagttataaattacataacggagttataaaaattttcggaactagattccgactccggtatcaaaaagtcaactcatcggtcaaactttcaaacttaaattcttgtttttagccatttcaagcctaatttaactacgaacttccaaataaaattttgaacatgctcctaagtccaaaatcaccatacatagctgttggaatcatccaaattctattccggggtcgttttctcaaaatgttgaccgaagtcaaatttagcactttaaggccaactgaaggaaccaagtgttccggtttcacctcaaacacttccaaatctcgaaccaaccatccccgtaagtcataaatcattacaagcacctacagaaagttttattttagggaacggggttttaaaagttaaaatgaccggttgggtcattacagagtAATTACATAAATTTTATTAACGGTAGGGTGGGGATTGAACATAAAGTGAAACGGGGGACGAACGTGCATTAATTCTAACAGTACAGGGGCAATAATGGCCCTTTTCCCTATTAAAAATGATATTCCTCTTGTTTTTTGTTTCTTTTACTGTCGATGCTCTTCTTAATGGCATAATAATTTAGGTACCCTATTatgttaatttaaaaaaataattttacttgtATGATAAATTGTAGAAGAATTTAATTGGATTATTTTGCTAATTAGTTAATTCTCTATTATTTGTTCTcaaaagaaaatactttattttcttgttGATTCGAATTGTTAATGCTATCTCATACCAAATTTCAAATATTTAGTAAATAATATTTTATCCAATTATATTCTATTTTTAAtggtaaaaaataattaatatattatttttagatttttgtgtTTGTAAAACCGATAGTGTTGTTGACTTTTATCAACTACCAATCTCTCCCTCTCTCTATTTTGTTTTAGTTTTTTGTTCTAATTATTGAGCGTGATTTTCAAATATAACACAAGAAgtcaataataaaatattaattgagTTGGAAAGGAGTTCAATtataatacaaaattaattatagtttatatatataatgagattaattaatatagttttttgTTGGTTCGAAAATTGGCTCGCGAATAATGAAATAAGCAAACTAATAATAATCAGATTAAAACTCAAATTACAAAATTTAAGCAGTTACATTTGCACATTACAATTTTTAACAAAGTTTTTGTGTTTTTTCCTAAGAGTTAGCATATTTTCTCATGTTATTTCTCTTATCATTCTATTTTTATTGATTATCAAGTTGTAGCAAATCTTAATTATATTAATTCTTCAATAGctaatttttttctttaaaagatAATTATGTGTTGGAGAAATTATATTTTACTATAATCCGTGTTAAATGAAATTACAATTAATATATGATAATTTAGATGAACTAaacatttaagattttaaagtctATTATAAATTTTTCACTTTGACTTTCATAAAATTTACCTTTTAAACCGAAAAGGTAAGAACTCTTGTTCCTTCTAAAAAAAAGTATCGTTGGAGTAAACTATTGCCCAAGCAATCTAGTTCTTCGGAaggtaaaagtatttttttttaatattaaaaattaattcAAGAGAATAATGCGTGATTGAAAATTTGATTTTAGTGATAAAGAAATGTTAATTGAGTAGGAAATGAGTTTATATAAGATAAAAATTTAATTGAAAACTTCTTACCTAATCAAATAAGAAACAATTTACTAAGTAAAACCTTAGTTATTTTAAAGTCCTATATATTAGGAATTTACTCTAAATGATAATTTTATCCAATATAAAATCTgtttttaaaaggtaaaaaaagcgaacgatattttgctaagggctttcgtgcttttaatataatactagTCTTAGCGTACGCGTTTTGCGCGTGTTCCCATGTTAATACGtacataattttttaaaaaggtACGTAAATATTATATCAGATAcaatatttaaattatataaaattataattaatttaaaattcttGAAAATGATGAGTATTGTTCCTATCAATAGATGAAGAACTCATGTCACTCATAAGTTTTCAGATCCCTTATTCTTATATGAGGACTTatgtaaaaatattttataaaaattattataaattttgtaacctaataatgaaaataaactacaaaaaatacttttaacaaCGATTCTTCAAATATTTGTCGAATAAATAAGAAAGGAGTTATATATAAGTAAAATCTTACCTAGTTTAAATTGCTAATAGTTCTACATAGTTCGAATTAGAATATTTAATAGCCAAAATTTCAGCCAATTTAAAAGtcataaatattagaaaaattaaCTAATAAATATTATGTaatgtgaaatttatttttttaaattaaaaaggtAGATGAATATTGTGTGTAGATATTTCGTGCTTTCGCAATAGTACatataagtagataaataaaCATTTTATATTTGTCCACCATTTACCTCACCAAAATCTTGTAGGATTAAAAAAACCTCATTACAAATGTTGGCTAATCAGCTAAAGTTAATATCTCTAATTTGTAGTTTCAGTCTTTCATCATATAATTGATCAACATATTTAAGGTAAAAGGCTATTAAACGTTGAATTAATGGAACAACGAGGATTAATGATGCATGAAATTCTTTAAAACTCGAGATAAAATTTCttcctaaatattaaaaattcttacataattcaaataaggaaagattttagCAGtcaattttagttaattttaaagtcctaaattttagaaaaatattcttaaatattaggaAACTAATGAGATGACTATTTGAAAATATTAGAAAATTAAATAAATGTCTATTTTGTCCAATATGAACTCGATTTccaaagggtaaaaaaggcgaacgacatttcgctaagggccttcgtgcttttaatataatataaaaatatagatAGATACATTTAAGTTCCTTTTTTAGACTTTTGAATAATTACAAGCTGACTTTTGAGAACCTGAGTGTTATATGAAAGACTTATTCAATAaaatttgttttaatttgaaaaagtctatgGGGCTTACGTCTCACTACAAAAACTCGCCTCAAACGCCCGGGtgtacgccccgaacgcccgggcgtatgCCCCAAATTGTTGGGCGTACGCCTTTTGAGACTTTTGCCCCATACCATCGCCTCGAGGTATTTTTGGTGCGCTTCGCCCCAGGGCTCGCcccgaaaatgccttttaaaacacaaGTTGTATCCTACTACATTAGGTTAAGCTACACttataatataaaaattactTCTAGTTTCAATGTGTATAGCTTATAGCTTGTTTGACCAAGCTGCAAAAattagattattttgagattttttttcttcttaaaagtACTTTTGTTGAGAAACAGTTTAtgtttggttaattaatttgaaaagctcTTCTGAGCAGCatttagtgtttgaccaagcttttaaaaacggcttctaagtatatttttctcaaatgtgctttttaaaaaaatacttttggagagaagctactttttctccaaaactgcttctgcttttaCTCAATTTTTTTTTCCCTCTAAAAATTTAGCAAAATACTTCACCTTTGaacactttttttattttttttgggtaggagaagcttggccaaacaagctattaatCCTTTTATTTGAGCTAATCGAGTCAACTTGGCAACAAGAAAACACGCGTCAATGATTAATTGGATACAATACGTTACAAGAGGTCCATGTCATCAacgttcgttcctcatttttataaCGCCAAAGTTGACGACACGGCGCAGCTTTATTATTATAGATCTGAAAAGGAGAACCCCATTCTCCTTCCTTCAAATCCATAGATTTTCAACAAATCTTCAATTTGGTGAGTCTCGTATTTCTATTTACCTTCCAAACTTATTAGTATTTGCATTTATTCATTTCAAATTTTATTATTTCGAGTTAACTAGCCACGAATTTAATCTGTTGATTTATTTCTGAATTACGAGTGAACCGAATTGATATAAATGATTTTATATAGTTGATGCAAAGTAATTTGGGATTGAGATATAGTTGATTGATTGGAACAGTTTAGCTCGTGAGCTAAAGGGTAATTTGTTTTATGAAAAAGAAGTAAATAAGCATTTTCTTGATTGATTGGAacatttgttgttgttgttgttgttgtagtgtcTAATTAGTTCGAATTTATTTTCATTTGTTGATCTTCATCAGCATTGTTACTATGCAAATGCTCtacttttgtttttttaaattgTGTGATCATCTCATCTAAATACTGTTGCGTTTAGCTAGCTAGCTTTTAGATGTGATTGCCCACACAATTGGGTATCAAGCAGGAGTTTGAATCTCACCATCGTGTCCAATCGGACCGGTGCGTGAAGGTTGAATtaccattttgataaataaatgAGTGAGCTTTTGCAACAATAAATTTTTAGGGTAGACGCTTCATACAATTTGAACATGTTAAACTTTGTGTCCTTCTGTGGTTCCCTCCCATTATCCAAATTCCATGAATTCTTAGATCTGAAACTTGTGTTTGTGCCTGTTTTAGTAGAGTGTTCTGTGTATTTGGTTAGTTCTCAGTCtttctaagaatttatattttggaCCAGCAGGTTAAGTTGTAGAAAACAAGATGGGAGGCGGATTCAGAGTGCTCCATCTTGTTCGTCCGTTTCTTTCATTCCTGCCTGAAGTGCAGAGTGCTGATCGAAAAATTCCATTCAGAGAGAAGGTTTTATACACTGTGatctctctcttcattttcctCGTATGCAGTCAGTTGCCTTTGTATGGAATACACTCAACAACTGGTGCCGATCCATTTTATTGGATGCGTGTTATCCTTGCTTCAAATCGTGGTACTGTAATGGAGCTAGGAATCACTCCCATTGTGACTTCGGGATTGGTTATGCAACTTTTAGCTGGGTCAAAGATCATTGAAGTTGACAACAATGTACGCGAGGACCGAGCACTCCTGTAAGTTCCATAGTTCAGTCAATATGTTTTCTTGTTGGTTCTCCTAGACTTGCAAAATCCTCACTCATATGTTGCTCTCCTTTGGTCCCAGTTGATCTGTATGATTGATTGTTGTCCATTGATCTTTTAATCTTGATTATGCAGCAATATAACCAAGATAATGCATTTGGAAATAGTGTTAGGTAAACCTTGTTTATGAGGCCTATCTGGGCAACTGGGTCTTAATCCCGAAGATTTAGTCGTGATAACTCTTTCTTAAGCGCATCAAATTTATCAAATGAAGTTTTAAGCTTGTCTTTCTGCATTTTGGTTCGTGGAGTTGCATTTCACGCAATGAACCAGTCATGTGTATGTATTCTGTTTGTATGCCTTTTGTTGTTTTACATTCTAATATTTTCAGGAACTATGTAGTCTTTATTGATTACTTATTATATGTGATCTCCCAGTGCTTTCATGATATCACTCATCAGTATTCTTTTCATTTTTAGAAACGGGGCACAAAAGTTATTGGGCATCCTAATAGCGATTGGTGAAGCAGTTGCATATGTTCTCTCTGGCATGTACGGCAGTGTTAGTCAACTTGGGGTTGGGAATGCAGTGCTGATAATCATCCAACTCTGGTTTGCTGGCATAATAGTTATTTGCCTTGACGAGCTTCTTCAGAAAGGATATGGTTTGGGCTCGGGTATTTCGCTTTTTATAGCTACCAACATGTGGTAAGCTTCTGATCTTATCTTCTCTCAGTTACAGGTAGTGTAACTGGTTCTAACTTTTTGAAATTTCTCTGGTTTCGTTGTTAGCGAAAACATTATTTGGAAAGCATTTAGTCCAACCACAATCAACAGTGGCCGTGGAGCTGAATTTGAAGGAGCTGTTATAGCTTTATTCCATTTATTAATTACTCGTACTGACAAAGTTCGTGCACTTCGTGAGGCATTCTATCGGCAGAACCTTCCGAACGTAACAAACTTGCTTGCCACAGTCTTGATCTTCCTTATTGTTATCTACCTCCAAGGCTTCCGTGTTGTTTTGCCTGTAAGGTCAAAGAATGCCCGTGGACAGCAGGGTTCATATCCAATTAAGCTGTTCTACACGTCCAACATGCCCATTATCTTACAGTCAGCACTTGTATCCAACGTTTACTTTATTTCCCAGGTATATGACTTTTTGCTTATAACATTAAACAAATGGCAGTGGTTACCTTCTTCCATATGATGTTTACATTGCCGCCATCTGAATACACTTGTATGTTTGCAGTTGCTGTATAGGAAGTACAGTGGCAACTTCCTCGTGAACCTCTTGGGCAAGTGGAAAGAATCTGAATATTCTGGTCAATCTGTACCTGTTGGTGGTCTTGCCTATTATATTACTGCACCATCGAGGTAACTTATCTCCCTGTCTCACTATTTAAGTGATTGCCATTTGTTGATGGAATTTCTCTATATTAGACCTCAATCAACGGGAACTTCTTTTTTCAAAACCTTACACTAATTACTCACAATTGCAGCTTGGCGGATATGGTAGCGCATCCGTTCCATGCTATATTCTACATCGTCTTCATGCTATCAGCATGTGCCTTGTTCTCAAAGACTTGGATCGAAGTTTCAGGGTCATCAGCAAGAGACGTGGCTAAGCAGTTAAAGGTATGATTATTCTTCTGTCGCATGGCTTCCAATTGCCTGAATGTGAAGGTGAGATACGTGAAGCTAAACTTGCAAAACTTTTTTTGCAAAGCTTGTTTTAACtaataatatcctttttatataAATATCCAGGAACAACAAATGGTAATGCCTGGGCATAGGGAATCAAATTTGTACAAGGAGTTGAACCGCTATATACCAACAGCTGCAGCCTTTGGTGGCGTGTGCATCGGCCTGCTGACTGTATTGGCTGATCTGATGGGGGCGATTGGTTCAGGGACAGGAATTCTGTTGGCTGTTACAATCATCTACCAATATTTTGAGACATTTGAGAAGGAAAAAGCCAGTGAAATGGGTTTCTTTGGTCTGTAAAACACCATATTGCAATTTTGTTTAAGCTCTTTCTATGTTGTGAGATGCAATATGTAAGTAGGCTTCTTACATCAATAGTCCGAGACCAGAGATGACAGGGTCTTTTGTGATTAGTTTTTGACAGTCTTTTTCTCGCCCTCATGTATCAGCTAGCTTAACTAGGTATAATTTTTTTTGTATCAAAGGTACTTATTAAAATTCTTGTTAGTTGATGAAGTTAATTAAAATTTTTGAAGGAACATTTTACACATATTAAAGGTGTTACATTTGCTGTTCAAGTAATTAATATGTTGTATAACAGAACTTagggtgctaatgatctcccctTTTTGTTAGCCCGTTATATACTATGACAGATAATCCACAAGAGATATTACAATATGTTGATTATTCGTTAAGTGAGGTGAAGATGGCTTTTCAGTACATTGACTAGTAATCTGCAGTCTCAAATATTAGGCAACTGACTATGTTTCGAAATATTTAACATTTTAGAAAATAAAAAGTTACTAAAATTTTCACtaaaaatttagaaaataaagtcACTAAAAAAATGGCAGCCCAATGCACTAAGCTTCCGCTATGAGCAGGGTTtagggaagggccggaccacaagggtctattgtacgaagccttaccctacatttctgcaagaggctgtttccacggcttgaacccgtgacttCCTGGTAACATGACAATAACTTTACCGGTTATGCCAAGTCTCCCTTTTAAAATAAGAAGTCAGTATTACTTTATTTTTCAAATCTATCATCATTGTTCTAATTAGTGGCATGGTAATTAATCGGATAAGTAATTAATATCGAATCTCTTTACTCAAGAATTGCGTAGGTGTTGGAGTTACATGCAGATATTTGGGCCTGGCCCAGTTTATTTATATATTACTGTAGCAGCTTTAGTGAGTAGTCTTTATTCTTTGAGTTGTACAAAGGCCCAAAATATATAAGAGGGGCAACAAAACATTCTAGAGGAGTTTTGGTAATTTTTACTGAGTATTGATAACAAGGTCTTTCTCCTGTTTCTCTTTCTCTTTTACATTTCATGAAACCCTAGCTACAATTTGTTGATTCCTGTCAATTTTAATGgattaacatggtatcagagccatgaaTTCGTTAGTTCCTGACGTCCTCTATCTAGCGATGTTACCCTTGTATGCTATTATCAAAGATTTCGTCTTCGTCGGAGATTTTCGATTTCTCTGATTCTCGtcgaatttttcattttttttgcgGTGATTCTCTGCTTTTTTATTATCGGAGCTGCATTATTGAGTTGGAATCTGTGGTGTTCCAACATTTTTGGGTCCTTTTCACATCTAGGGTTTGGAGTTTGATTTGGGATTCTGCTTGTTATTCCTTCTGCTGTATTTTCCTTCTATCAAGGCCTTTGCTTCTTCGGGTCGCAAAAAAGTCTGGTATATTCGCTCCTTGCTTGATCTCTTGTATTTTCTAAAGTCTGTGCATTTTCTTGTTGAATAATTTTGTCTGCTATCATGGTTAATTCTGATTTTGGGATGACTTCCTCTACTACATATGTTCCTGAGCCTTCTAGTCCACTGTTTCTTCTCCCATCTGATGTCCCTGGTGTGTCTCTTGTTGCTGTCCCTTTTTTGGGCACTGAATTTGGAGGATGAAAGCGTAATATGATCGTGTCTTTATCTGGTAGAAATAAAATAGGCTTCATAGATGGGTCTTGTGCTAAGCCTAGTGTGAATTTCCCTCAGTATCAGCAGTGGGACATGTGTAATAATATGCTAATATCATGGTTAACCTCTCATTATCCCCAGACATAGCTGAGAGTGTGCAATATTCTGAGACAACCGAAAGTATATGTAAACAATTGAACAATAGATATTGGGCTGTTAATGGAACCAAAGTTTTTGAAATAAAGAGAGAGCTTACTTCTACCTATCAGGGTTCTCTTGACATAGCTTTGTATTTCAATAAACTTAAGAAACTATGAGATGAATTGGGGGCTATGTGCATCAATCATGCAAATTCATGCACTTGTCTTGCTAAAAAGGGTCTTCTAAAGGAAAAACAAGAAGATAAAGTACATCAATTTCTTATGGGTCTAAATGAGGTGTATGTAAGGGTTAAAAGTAATATTTTGATGATACAACCACTGCCATCCCTTGATAATGTGTATAATATCCTGTTACAAAAACATAGACAAGTTGTCCCTATCACTCAGTTCAACTCAGAATCGGCCTCTTTTAATGCAAATTCCAACAAACTTCTTCCTCCCATTCCATCTCAAAAACAATATGCACAGAGGGTAAATTTTGATCAGAACATCTAGAAAATAAATTTTGATCAGAATAAGGCTTCTTTGTCTTTTAAGTACTGCAAGAAGCCTGGTCATACTATTGAGAAATGTTATAAACTCCATGGCTTTCCTCCAAATTTCAAATTCACAAAGGGTAAAAGGTTTGGTACTGCCGCAAGTGTTAAATGCCAGCTTTCTGGGACCTCTGATTCTGCTGCACTATGTCCTTCATCTAACCATGAGTCTTTA
The DNA window shown above is from Nicotiana tomentosiformis chromosome 8, ASM39032v3, whole genome shotgun sequence and carries:
- the LOC104116997 gene encoding uncharacterized protein; translated protein: MGGGFRVLHLVRPFLSFLPEVQSADRKIPFREKVLYTVISLFIFLVCSQLPLYGIHSTTGADPFYWMRVILASNRGTVMELGITPIVTSGLVMQLLAGSKIIEVDNNVREDRALLNGAQKLLGILIAIGEAVAYVLSGMYGSVSQLGVGNAVLIIIQLWFAGIIVICLDELLQKGYGLGSGISLFIATNMCENIIWKAFSPTTINSGRGAEFEGAVIALFHLLITRTDKVRALREAFYRQNLPNVTNLLATVLIFLIVIYLQGFRVVLPVRSKNARGQQGSYPIKLFYTSNMPIILQSALVSNVYFISQLLYRKYSGNFLVNLLGKWKESEYSGQSVPVGGLAYYITAPSSLADMVAHPFHAIFYIVFMLSACALFSKTWIEVSGSSARDVAKQLKEQQMVMPGHRESNLYKELNRYIPTAAAFGGVCIGLLTVLADLMGAIGSGTGILLAVTIIYQYFETFEKEKASEMGFFGL